In one window of Acanthopagrus latus isolate v.2019 chromosome 15, fAcaLat1.1, whole genome shotgun sequence DNA:
- the cuedc2 gene encoding CUE domain-containing protein 2 isoform X2 gives MLVESVYKLISCSWSWKRKNPTIRFVQWQQKMLQESFHNQAFENAMDLQKIIHNALHEFIQTYIPDADLSSLDEVLLSYITGVLEDLGSQNSVDENFDVDVFAEMLEAYIPGFAEIESVKVCEMMFSLATKLATARTSENAVPKARTEEISLKLTTLPSEPPPGRETQCLKTQTEGATAKPPGSEWEAQEQHLLEMFPKCSLSEARSALSIAKGDMEEAVRLIIEGDVQLSPSPLNVNHGKSISSLADQKLKESILEKYMLVDNDDDNKTHRPVAPKDAPKKLVRYHGNQVVTTKGERYQLVKKDEAEDMKKTYVNIKPARKYRFH, from the exons ATGTTGGTTGAAAGTGTCTATAAATTGATTTCATGCAGCTGgtcttggaaaagaaaaaatccgACGATAAGATTCGTACAGTGGCAGCAGAAGATGCTGCAGGAAAGCTTTCACAACCAAGCTTTC GAGAACGCGATGGACCTCCAGAAAATCATCCACAACGCGCTGCACGAGTTTATTCAGACTTACATCCCTGATGCGGATCTCAG TTCTCTGGATGAGGTGCTTCTGTCTTACATAACCGGAGTCCTGGAGGATCTGGGCTCCCAGAACAGTGTTGATGAGAACTTCGACGTGGATGTCTTTGCAGAGATGCTAGAGGCTTACATACCTGGCTTTGCAGAAATTGAAAG TGTTAAAGTTTGTGAAATGATGTTCAGCCTGGCCACAAAACTGGCTACTGCCCGGACCTCAG AAAACGCTGTGCCTAAGGCAAGGACAGAAGAGATCTCATTGAAACTCACTACCCTGCCCAGTGAACCTCCACCagggagagaaacacagtgccttaaaacacagacagagggcGCCACTGCCAAG ccACCAGGATCTGAGTGGGAGGCCCAGGAGCAGCACCTGCTTGAGATGTTTCCCAAGTGTAGTCTGTCGGAGGCTCGCAGTGCCCTTTCTATTGCCAAAGGAGACATGGAGGAAGCTGTGCGCCTTATCATAGAGGGCGATGTCCAACTCAGCCCCAGTCCTCTTAAC GTCAACCACGGGAAGAGTATTTCCTCACTGGCTGACCAGAAACTTAAAGAGAGCATCCTTGAGAA GTACATGCTTGTGGACAATGACGATGATAACAAAACACACCGTCCTGTTGCCCCAAAGGAT GCTCCAAAGAAGCTAGTTCGGTACCACGGCAACCAGGTGGTCACCACAAAAGGAGAGCGATACCAACTCGTAAAGAAAGACGAGGCAGAGGACATGAAGAAGACGTATGTCAACATCAAGCCTGCACGGAAGTACAGATTCCATTGA
- the cuedc2 gene encoding CUE domain-containing protein 2 isoform X1, translated as MLVESVYKLISCSWSWKRKNPTIRFVQWQQKMLQESFHNQAFQENAMDLQKIIHNALHEFIQTYIPDADLSSLDEVLLSYITGVLEDLGSQNSVDENFDVDVFAEMLEAYIPGFAEIESVKVCEMMFSLATKLATARTSENAVPKARTEEISLKLTTLPSEPPPGRETQCLKTQTEGATAKPPGSEWEAQEQHLLEMFPKCSLSEARSALSIAKGDMEEAVRLIIEGDVQLSPSPLNVNHGKSISSLADQKLKESILEKYMLVDNDDDNKTHRPVAPKDAPKKLVRYHGNQVVTTKGERYQLVKKDEAEDMKKTYVNIKPARKYRFH; from the exons ATGTTGGTTGAAAGTGTCTATAAATTGATTTCATGCAGCTGgtcttggaaaagaaaaaatccgACGATAAGATTCGTACAGTGGCAGCAGAAGATGCTGCAGGAAAGCTTTCACAACCAAGCTTTC CAGGAGAACGCGATGGACCTCCAGAAAATCATCCACAACGCGCTGCACGAGTTTATTCAGACTTACATCCCTGATGCGGATCTCAG TTCTCTGGATGAGGTGCTTCTGTCTTACATAACCGGAGTCCTGGAGGATCTGGGCTCCCAGAACAGTGTTGATGAGAACTTCGACGTGGATGTCTTTGCAGAGATGCTAGAGGCTTACATACCTGGCTTTGCAGAAATTGAAAG TGTTAAAGTTTGTGAAATGATGTTCAGCCTGGCCACAAAACTGGCTACTGCCCGGACCTCAG AAAACGCTGTGCCTAAGGCAAGGACAGAAGAGATCTCATTGAAACTCACTACCCTGCCCAGTGAACCTCCACCagggagagaaacacagtgccttaaaacacagacagagggcGCCACTGCCAAG ccACCAGGATCTGAGTGGGAGGCCCAGGAGCAGCACCTGCTTGAGATGTTTCCCAAGTGTAGTCTGTCGGAGGCTCGCAGTGCCCTTTCTATTGCCAAAGGAGACATGGAGGAAGCTGTGCGCCTTATCATAGAGGGCGATGTCCAACTCAGCCCCAGTCCTCTTAAC GTCAACCACGGGAAGAGTATTTCCTCACTGGCTGACCAGAAACTTAAAGAGAGCATCCTTGAGAA GTACATGCTTGTGGACAATGACGATGATAACAAAACACACCGTCCTGTTGCCCCAAAGGAT GCTCCAAAGAAGCTAGTTCGGTACCACGGCAACCAGGTGGTCACCACAAAAGGAGAGCGATACCAACTCGTAAAGAAAGACGAGGCAGAGGACATGAAGAAGACGTATGTCAACATCAAGCCTGCACGGAAGTACAGATTCCATTGA
- the cuedc2 gene encoding CUE domain-containing protein 2 isoform X3 encodes MDLQKIIHNALHEFIQTYIPDADLSSLDEVLLSYITGVLEDLGSQNSVDENFDVDVFAEMLEAYIPGFAEIESVKVCEMMFSLATKLATARTSENAVPKARTEEISLKLTTLPSEPPPGRETQCLKTQTEGATAKPPGSEWEAQEQHLLEMFPKCSLSEARSALSIAKGDMEEAVRLIIEGDVQLSPSPLNVNHGKSISSLADQKLKESILEKYMLVDNDDDNKTHRPVAPKDAPKKLVRYHGNQVVTTKGERYQLVKKDEAEDMKKTYVNIKPARKYRFH; translated from the exons ATGGACCTCCAGAAAATCATCCACAACGCGCTGCACGAGTTTATTCAGACTTACATCCCTGATGCGGATCTCAG TTCTCTGGATGAGGTGCTTCTGTCTTACATAACCGGAGTCCTGGAGGATCTGGGCTCCCAGAACAGTGTTGATGAGAACTTCGACGTGGATGTCTTTGCAGAGATGCTAGAGGCTTACATACCTGGCTTTGCAGAAATTGAAAG TGTTAAAGTTTGTGAAATGATGTTCAGCCTGGCCACAAAACTGGCTACTGCCCGGACCTCAG AAAACGCTGTGCCTAAGGCAAGGACAGAAGAGATCTCATTGAAACTCACTACCCTGCCCAGTGAACCTCCACCagggagagaaacacagtgccttaaaacacagacagagggcGCCACTGCCAAG ccACCAGGATCTGAGTGGGAGGCCCAGGAGCAGCACCTGCTTGAGATGTTTCCCAAGTGTAGTCTGTCGGAGGCTCGCAGTGCCCTTTCTATTGCCAAAGGAGACATGGAGGAAGCTGTGCGCCTTATCATAGAGGGCGATGTCCAACTCAGCCCCAGTCCTCTTAAC GTCAACCACGGGAAGAGTATTTCCTCACTGGCTGACCAGAAACTTAAAGAGAGCATCCTTGAGAA GTACATGCTTGTGGACAATGACGATGATAACAAAACACACCGTCCTGTTGCCCCAAAGGAT GCTCCAAAGAAGCTAGTTCGGTACCACGGCAACCAGGTGGTCACCACAAAAGGAGAGCGATACCAACTCGTAAAGAAAGACGAGGCAGAGGACATGAAGAAGACGTATGTCAACATCAAGCCTGCACGGAAGTACAGATTCCATTGA